In Myxococcaceae bacterium JPH2, the DNA window GTACCCCAGCTCGATGAGCCCCAGCAGCTCCTCACCTGGCTGCATGCCCAGCGCCTCGCGCAGCGGCGCCTGCTCGCCCAACGGCGTGCTCTTCCAGCCCGAGCCCAACCCCAGCGCGTGCGCCGCCAGGCACACGTTCTGCGCCGCGGCCGCCGCCGAGGCGAGCTGCTCCCAGCGCGGCGCGGGCGACGGCTCCTTGGGGCTGGCGATGACGACCACCTGGAGCGGCGCGCGCAGGGCCTTCATCCGCTGACGCTCCAGCACTTCCGCAGGCATGCCCGGGTCCGCGGCGCGCGCCGCGGCGACCAGCGCCTCGCCCAGCCGCTCGCGTCCCGCCCCCCGGACGATGACGAAGCGCCACGGGCGCTGGAGCTTGTGGTCGGGCGCGGTGACGGCCGCGCGGAGAATCTGGTCGAGCTGCTCGCGCGTCGGCTCCGGGCCCG includes these proteins:
- a CDS encoding nitroreductase, with protein sequence MDALECLMTRRTAPVLTGPEPTREQLDQILRAAVTAPDHKLQRPWRFVIVRGAGRERLGEALVAAARAADPGMPAEVLERQRMKALRAPLQVVVIASPKEPSPAPRWEQLASAAAAAQNVCLAAHALGLGSGWKSTPLGEQAPLREALGMQPGEELLGLIELGYVPSDAKLRPRVAVDVGSVTSELGGERLSAYVPPSAG